One window of the Archaeoglobus sulfaticallidus PM70-1 genome contains the following:
- a CDS encoding pantoate kinase: MTFFAPASITAFFSPKISDDPLKSGSTGVGITLSKGVKAELSDDRIRLNGRDFSFPTIELLFEKLGLELKQGLKLESQIPVGCGFGFSGAACLAAAFEINKKMKLKKGYFELTDIVHECEVESRTGLGDVVCQSYGGVVVRKVAGSPSMVKIEKYLFNDDLSFLVIGEIQTSKILRDDEIVQRINRYGEEALKAFLRNPEMENLFRISKEFAVKTGLMDDEVLEIIKDLERQGYLASMVMLGKVVFSNCDVEILKEYGEKTLKARISQVGVVEV; encoded by the coding sequence ATGACATTTTTTGCCCCTGCAAGCATCACAGCTTTTTTCTCTCCAAAAATTTCCGATGATCCCTTAAAGTCTGGATCAACTGGAGTTGGGATAACCTTAAGCAAGGGTGTTAAGGCTGAACTATCCGATGACAGAATAAGGCTGAACGGCAGGGATTTCTCATTCCCGACCATCGAGCTTTTATTTGAGAAGCTTGGCTTGGAACTAAAACAGGGATTAAAGCTTGAATCCCAGATACCCGTTGGATGTGGATTCGGGTTCAGCGGTGCTGCATGCTTGGCAGCGGCATTCGAGATTAATAAAAAGATGAAACTCAAAAAAGGGTACTTCGAGCTTACCGACATCGTGCATGAGTGTGAGGTTGAGAGCAGAACCGGGCTTGGAGATGTGGTATGTCAGAGCTATGGTGGGGTGGTTGTTAGAAAGGTTGCAGGCTCACCATCCATGGTTAAAATCGAGAAATACCTCTTCAACGATGATCTTAGCTTTCTTGTGATTGGTGAGATACAGACCTCCAAAATCTTAAGGGATGATGAGATTGTCCAGAGAATAAACAGGTATGGTGAGGAAGCACTTAAAGCATTCCTGAGAAATCCCGAAATGGAGAATCTGTTCAGGATCTCAAAGGAATTTGCTGTGAAAACTGGGCTGATGGACGATGAGGTCCTTGAGATCATAAAAGACCTGGAGAGACAGGGTTATCTGGCTTCGATGGTGATGCTCGGAAAGGTCGTGTTCTCGAACTGCGATGTCGAAATCCTGAAGGAATATGGAGAAAAAACGCTGAAAGCCAGAATCTCTCAGGTTGGAGTTGTTGAGGTTTAA
- a CDS encoding NAD(+)/NADH kinase translates to MKVAIVYKYGSIGLAREVASFLEDNGVYTDLYHLPVRDLSDYDFIISIGGDGTILQILQSLENPPPIFGINKGRIGILTHAEPDNFRDGLRRILDGDMKVESFMRLDCIINSERTHTALNEIAVLSSEPARLIGMRVLVDGVEIEDLRADGMLFSTPIGSTAYALSTGGPIVDPYLFSILITPIAPFKLGWKPWIVKRDSRISVELYPDRNSLIIADGQKRVEVSPDAKIEIVESEHPARFFEIKNRLKRIAEKLKYIR, encoded by the coding sequence ATGAAGGTTGCCATCGTCTATAAATACGGATCGATAGGACTCGCAAGAGAAGTAGCAAGCTTTTTAGAAGACAATGGGGTTTACACCGATCTGTATCATCTTCCTGTTCGCGATCTGAGCGATTACGATTTCATCATCAGTATAGGTGGAGATGGCACGATCCTTCAAATCCTTCAGTCCCTTGAAAACCCTCCACCAATTTTCGGGATAAACAAGGGCAGAATTGGTATTTTGACCCATGCAGAGCCTGACAATTTCAGAGATGGGCTTAGAAGAATTCTCGATGGAGATATGAAGGTTGAGAGCTTTATGAGGCTCGATTGCATAATCAACAGCGAGAGGACACATACAGCCCTCAACGAGATTGCTGTGTTAAGCTCAGAGCCTGCAAGGCTCATTGGCATGCGTGTTCTTGTTGACGGTGTGGAAATTGAGGATCTCAGAGCAGATGGGATGCTCTTTTCAACTCCAATAGGATCGACAGCCTATGCATTATCCACTGGAGGGCCTATTGTTGATCCATACCTTTTCTCAATCCTGATAACGCCAATAGCTCCTTTCAAGCTTGGATGGAAGCCCTGGATAGTCAAAAGGGACAGCAGAATCTCAGTTGAACTCTATCCCGACAGAAATTCGCTGATAATAGCGGATGGACAGAAGAGGGTTGAGGTCTCTCCAGATGCGAAGATTGAGATAGTGGAATCTGAACATCCTGCAAGGTTCTTTGAGATAAAAAACAGATTGAAAAGAATTGCTGAGAAATTAAAATATATAAGATGA
- a CDS encoding thiamine pyrophosphate-dependent enzyme translates to MTYFASGHGACPGCGLAIAVRNVLDALEGKCFVANSTGCLEIISSQYERSAWGVPYIHSLFENAGAVAAGIELALKALKRTDEGKVVVFAGDGATADIGIGTLSGMMDRNHDVIYICLDNEAYQNTGNQQSGLTPMGSNTTTTPAGAIMLGKTGRKKDMISIAVAHGLPYVASASVAFHADIRRKVKKAAEIEGAKYIQIHTPCVTGWGIDGKQTITSAKLAYETALYPIVEFENGELTRVRKIKERKPVEEYLKIQRRFRHLFKHPRGQEIINLIQKIADENAKKYNLDL, encoded by the coding sequence TTGACCTACTTCGCCTCTGGACATGGAGCCTGCCCGGGATGTGGGCTTGCGATAGCCGTCAGAAATGTTCTCGATGCCCTTGAGGGCAAGTGCTTCGTTGCGAACTCTACTGGGTGCCTGGAGATCATAAGCTCTCAGTATGAGAGGAGCGCGTGGGGTGTGCCCTACATTCACTCACTGTTCGAGAATGCTGGAGCTGTTGCAGCCGGAATAGAGCTTGCCTTGAAGGCATTGAAGAGGACTGATGAGGGCAAGGTTGTGGTGTTCGCTGGAGATGGAGCTACTGCGGACATCGGAATAGGAACGCTCTCGGGAATGATGGACAGGAATCACGATGTGATATACATCTGTCTGGATAATGAGGCATATCAGAACACGGGCAATCAGCAGAGCGGGTTAACTCCGATGGGGTCGAACACAACAACAACTCCCGCTGGGGCAATCATGCTGGGCAAAACAGGAAGGAAGAAGGACATGATCTCGATAGCCGTTGCTCATGGTCTGCCGTATGTGGCTTCAGCAAGTGTGGCGTTCCATGCAGACATAAGGAGGAAGGTTAAGAAGGCTGCAGAGATAGAGGGGGCGAAGTACATCCAGATACACACACCGTGCGTTACGGGATGGGGAATTGATGGCAAGCAGACGATAACCTCTGCAAAGCTTGCTTATGAGACTGCTCTGTATCCAATAGTTGAGTTCGAGAATGGCGAGCTGACGAGGGTGAGAAAGATCAAGGAAAGGAAGCCCGTTGAGGAGTACCTGAAAATACAGAGGAGGTTCAGGCACCTCTTTAAGCATCCAAGGGGACAGGAGATAATAAACCTCATCCAGAAAATAGCCGATGAAAATGCCAAGAAGTACAATCTCGACCTGTAA
- the cysS gene encoding cysteine--tRNA ligase has protein sequence MALRMYNTFTKQEEELKLSDTVKIYVCGITAYDYSHIGHARSAVVFDTLRRYLMYLGKRVVYVQNFTDVDDKIIRRAVSEGKTQKEIAERFIEEYLKDMAELNVIPADYHPKVTENIPDIIAAVKKIIEKGYAYEVGDNNKDVYFHVPSFSEYGKLSGMSLEELNKHRIEPDPRKKDVKDFALWKAAKEEDIKAESVFDSPWGKGRPGWHIECSVLATKFLGAPFDIHGGGKDLIFPHHENERAQSYALFDVEPVRYWIHNDFVTINGEKMSKSLGNIIKIRDVIEKYGGEVLRYFLLSAHYRSSLDYSEKAMERASKSYESLKNALENLDMEISALKTFESYSKNCGAEEEKEIREFEIRFREAMDDDLNTPKVLAILHEFSTYINNLVTRCQSIDTLETAFETFKRVCGVLGLFEKYERVPELKEFVDLIREREQARKEKNFRRADEIRDLLKERGIHLIDTPRGTRWKTDRSYRGNG, from the coding sequence ATGGCCCTGAGGATGTACAACACATTTACAAAGCAGGAAGAAGAGCTAAAGCTATCTGATACCGTTAAAATTTATGTTTGCGGCATCACAGCCTACGATTACTCACACATAGGGCATGCGAGAAGTGCGGTAGTTTTCGATACGCTCAGGAGATACCTGATGTACCTCGGAAAGAGGGTTGTATATGTCCAGAACTTCACGGATGTTGATGACAAGATAATAAGAAGGGCTGTAAGCGAGGGAAAAACCCAGAAGGAGATTGCCGAGAGATTCATCGAAGAATACCTGAAGGATATGGCTGAGCTGAATGTTATTCCAGCTGATTACCATCCGAAAGTGACCGAGAACATTCCAGATATAATTGCAGCAGTTAAGAAAATAATAGAGAAGGGATATGCTTATGAAGTCGGAGACAATAACAAAGATGTTTACTTCCATGTCCCGAGCTTCTCTGAATACGGTAAACTGTCAGGAATGAGCTTAGAGGAGCTGAACAAACACAGGATAGAGCCCGATCCAAGAAAGAAGGATGTTAAGGATTTCGCACTGTGGAAGGCAGCCAAGGAAGAGGACATCAAAGCTGAATCCGTTTTCGATTCTCCATGGGGAAAAGGCAGACCGGGGTGGCACATCGAGTGCTCGGTTCTGGCGACCAAGTTTCTTGGTGCTCCTTTTGACATCCATGGAGGTGGTAAGGATCTCATCTTTCCACATCACGAGAACGAGAGAGCTCAGAGCTATGCCCTATTCGATGTCGAGCCTGTGAGATACTGGATACACAACGACTTCGTCACCATAAATGGAGAGAAGATGAGCAAGAGCCTTGGCAATATAATAAAGATAAGGGATGTCATCGAGAAGTATGGCGGGGAGGTGCTGAGATACTTCCTGCTCTCAGCCCACTACAGGAGCTCTCTCGATTACTCTGAGAAAGCCATGGAGAGGGCAAGTAAATCATATGAATCGCTAAAGAATGCACTTGAGAACCTCGATATGGAGATTTCAGCCCTCAAAACATTCGAAAGTTACTCTAAAAACTGTGGTGCTGAAGAGGAAAAAGAAATCAGGGAATTCGAGATCAGATTCAGAGAGGCCATGGATGATGACCTGAATACACCAAAAGTTTTGGCAATCCTGCATGAGTTCTCGACATACATCAACAACCTTGTCACACGATGTCAGTCGATAGACACTCTTGAGACAGCTTTTGAGACCTTCAAGAGAGTTTGTGGGGTTCTTGGACTTTTCGAGAAATACGAGAGGGTTCCGGAGCTTAAGGAATTTGTTGATCTAATAAGGGAGAGAGAGCAGGCGAGAAAGGAGAAGAATTTCAGGCGAGCAGATGAAATAAGAGATTTGCTGAAAGAGAGGGGCATACACCTCATCGACACGCCGAGGGGGACGAGGTGGAAAACTGATCGAAGTTACCGTGGGAATGGATAA
- a CDS encoding transketolase C-terminal domain-containing protein, whose protein sequence is MKKVVRGFYSIAHAVKLCKPNVIAAYPITPQTEIVENLAKMYSNGELEGCEYVTAESEFGAASILVGASAAGARTFTATCSQGLILMSEVLLNAAGMRLPIVLVNTNRALSAPLSIWNDHQDSMVLRDGGLIQIHVETNQEAHDMVPLAFKVAENSKVMLPFMINMDGFKLTHAYEPVDLLDQDTVDSFLPPYNPPVYMTTKNPLTFGCYAPPHCYTEFRVVMQRAMMRALDVLEETYREWAEVTGRDWGGHVVGEFLDDAELAIVSMGSLTGMVRDVVKELRKNGVKVGLLKIRTFRPFPAKQVKEALKNANKILVFERAVSFGYEGPVGIEVKSALFGLNPEFYSFAVGLGGRDVPREELMKIITDVYEGKVEQGFHFGTVKEFEEVIV, encoded by the coding sequence ATGAAAAAGGTTGTTAGAGGTTTTTATTCCATTGCACATGCTGTCAAGCTCTGCAAACCGAATGTTATTGCTGCATATCCGATAACTCCTCAGACTGAGATCGTTGAAAATCTGGCCAAAATGTATTCAAACGGTGAGCTTGAAGGTTGTGAGTATGTTACCGCTGAGTCAGAGTTTGGTGCGGCATCGATTCTGGTGGGAGCTTCTGCTGCTGGAGCGAGGACATTCACGGCAACATGCTCTCAGGGATTGATCCTGATGAGTGAGGTTCTGCTGAACGCTGCTGGCATGAGGTTGCCGATAGTTCTGGTAAACACGAACAGAGCTTTGTCTGCTCCGCTCAGCATCTGGAACGACCATCAGGACAGCATGGTTCTGAGAGATGGTGGACTGATTCAGATCCATGTTGAAACCAACCAGGAAGCACATGACATGGTACCATTAGCTTTCAAGGTGGCTGAGAACAGCAAGGTGATGCTTCCGTTCATGATCAACATGGATGGTTTCAAGCTCACACATGCATATGAGCCTGTGGATCTCCTCGATCAGGATACAGTTGATTCCTTCCTCCCACCATACAACCCACCCGTCTACATGACGACAAAGAATCCGCTAACATTTGGATGCTATGCTCCACCACACTGCTACACCGAGTTCAGGGTTGTGATGCAGAGGGCCATGATGAGAGCTCTGGATGTTCTGGAGGAAACTTACAGAGAATGGGCTGAGGTTACTGGAAGGGACTGGGGCGGACATGTGGTTGGAGAGTTCCTCGATGATGCTGAACTTGCGATAGTCTCCATGGGCTCTCTGACAGGGATGGTCAGGGATGTTGTCAAGGAACTCAGGAAGAATGGAGTGAAGGTTGGATTGCTAAAGATAAGAACCTTCAGACCGTTCCCAGCAAAGCAGGTAAAGGAGGCTTTGAAGAACGCGAACAAGATTCTCGTGTTTGAGAGGGCTGTATCCTTTGGATATGAGGGGCCGGTAGGTATTGAGGTCAAAAGTGCCCTGTTCGGGCTGAATCCTGAGTTCTACTCATTTGCTGTTGGACTCGGTGGGAGAGATGTGCCGAGAGAGGAGCTGATGAAGATAATTACCGATGTCTACGAGGGCAAGGTTGAGCAGGGATTCCATTTCGGAACGGTTAAGGAGTTCGAGGAGGTGATAGTTTGA
- a CDS encoding inositol monophosphatase family protein — MKVNFLELCRSIRDEVKKKIEKIPDFELRDYVGMGKDGTPTKKVDKVAEDVAISILKEYDFKIVSEEAGVVGEGDIFVALDPVDGTFNATRKIPLYCISMCFSKSDRLSDAFFAYVSNLATLDEYYAEGEWSSGFAYKNEQKIKVSNKEDISICNAVFYYPDRNYGFKRIRIFGSSAIELCLVADSSMDCFIDTRGNVKGMLRIYDVSAGLFIAKSAGAKATDLRGNPLDSKRISMDERLTLVVANPVLHTKIINLLGS; from the coding sequence ATGAAAGTTAATTTTTTAGAGCTTTGCAGAAGCATCAGAGATGAGGTAAAAAAGAAGATCGAAAAAATTCCCGATTTTGAGCTTAGAGATTATGTGGGTATGGGCAAAGATGGTACTCCCACAAAAAAGGTTGATAAGGTTGCGGAAGATGTAGCCATCTCAATCCTAAAAGAATACGATTTCAAAATTGTGAGCGAGGAGGCTGGAGTTGTTGGAGAAGGGGACATCTTTGTGGCCTTGGATCCCGTAGATGGGACATTCAATGCAACAAGAAAGATCCCTCTATACTGCATCTCCATGTGCTTCTCAAAATCTGACAGGTTGTCAGATGCATTTTTTGCATATGTATCAAACCTCGCAACCCTCGATGAGTACTATGCTGAGGGAGAATGGAGCAGTGGATTTGCATACAAAAATGAGCAGAAAATAAAGGTCTCGAATAAAGAAGACATATCTATCTGCAATGCTGTGTTCTACTACCCAGACAGAAACTACGGTTTCAAGAGGATCAGGATATTCGGAAGCTCAGCCATAGAGCTTTGCCTGGTTGCTGATTCAAGCATGGACTGCTTCATAGACACGAGGGGAAATGTTAAGGGTATGCTGAGGATATACGATGTCTCTGCAGGACTTTTCATTGCGAAGTCTGCAGGGGCAAAGGCAACGGATCTGCGTGGAAATCCACTGGATTCAAAGAGAATAAGCATGGATGAGAGGTTAACATTAGTGGTTGCAAACCCGGTTTTGCACACCAAAATTATAAATCTACTGGGAAGCTAG
- a CDS encoding pyruvate ferredoxin oxidoreductase subunit gamma, producing MSDILVEVRFHGRGGQGVVTAADMLAVAGFKDGYYTLSFPTFGAEKRGTPVASFLRLSDEPIVSRDEIYYPDYVVVMDPTVIGPVKVDAGIKSDGKIIANYPKGPEELKESMGVDVEVYTINATRMAMEHLGRPITNTAMVGAFVGATGIIKIDSVLETVREWFSGELAEKNAKLITEAYNYMKEVCKW from the coding sequence GTGTCAGATATTTTAGTTGAGGTTAGGTTTCACGGAAGAGGAGGACAGGGTGTAGTTACTGCTGCTGACATGCTTGCAGTAGCTGGATTCAAAGATGGATACTACACGCTTTCATTCCCAACTTTTGGTGCTGAGAAAAGAGGCACTCCGGTAGCATCTTTTCTCAGACTCTCGGATGAACCAATTGTAAGCAGGGATGAGATATACTACCCTGATTATGTTGTTGTGATGGATCCAACTGTTATCGGCCCGGTAAAGGTTGATGCTGGTATAAAAAGCGACGGAAAAATAATCGCCAACTATCCAAAGGGCCCTGAGGAGCTGAAAGAGAGTATGGGTGTGGATGTTGAGGTTTACACGATAAACGCCACAAGAATGGCAATGGAACACCTCGGGAGGCCAATCACAAACACAGCCATGGTAGGGGCTTTTGTGGGTGCTACGGGCATAATAAAGATAGATTCAGTATTGGAGACCGTGAGAGAATGGTTTAGTGGTGAGCTTGCGGAAAAAAATGCAAAGCTGATTACAGAAGCTTATAATTACATGAAGGAGGTCTGCAAATGGTAG
- a CDS encoding 4Fe-4S binding protein: protein MVVRVTLGGVSKPLLSKNMKTGDWGTEYPVVDEEKCTACKTCEHLCPDACIVIVEKGDTKVAVPDYDYCKGCGVCFSVCPADAIKMELKEIYKVED, encoded by the coding sequence ATGGTAGTTCGAGTAACGCTCGGAGGAGTATCGAAACCACTCCTGTCAAAGAACATGAAAACTGGGGACTGGGGGACAGAATACCCGGTTGTTGATGAGGAGAAATGCACGGCATGCAAAACATGCGAGCATCTCTGTCCTGATGCCTGCATAGTTATTGTTGAGAAGGGCGATACCAAGGTTGCGGTTCCGGATTACGATTACTGCAAGGGATGTGGTGTTTGCTTCTCTGTATGTCCAGCGGATGCAATAAAGATGGAACTCAAGGAGATTTATAAAGTTGAGGATTGA
- a CDS encoding 4Fe-4S binding protein yields MEVKRDVEVSDETFRFFQICEDEVRELFYHYKKCNGCGICVYACPVNAIELGPVHDIALGLDIPPVIVDHTKCAYCGICYSFCPFNCFEFRIDGVEVEKSSLPISFVKYTYRFEDKCKDCTLCYKACPTSAIKRNVIITRQDIPVKNEGISGKVEIDFEKCNYCGICAEFCEVFNMVEKEVQPYDIMPYEGILINEEKCDYCKLCEQVCPEDAIKVEGKLIDFELPEKIAEIEIDQELCSHCSYCEKICPYDAAKTIKPFDGKLSLFEARMYRCDPVGCSACIKICKYNRVWYVSRNKSRVEFNEDFCVYCGACENSCPYDLINVERKTIFSKELSKRPPWRDSWEKAGERILKKEIVEEPRKFVMEFEEPEVVEEIEFFERDEGKLEMLKDRINKIEEVLKRPAYRRAIETGNVESFVNAVRKYASSKDKRDKEQEA; encoded by the coding sequence ATGGAAGTTAAGAGGGATGTTGAGGTTAGTGATGAAACCTTCAGGTTCTTCCAGATTTGTGAAGATGAGGTTAGAGAACTCTTTTACCACTACAAGAAGTGCAATGGTTGTGGCATATGCGTTTATGCTTGCCCCGTTAACGCAATTGAACTCGGCCCGGTACACGACATAGCCCTCGGCTTGGATATACCTCCCGTGATTGTGGATCACACGAAATGTGCCTACTGCGGGATATGCTACTCATTCTGTCCATTCAACTGCTTTGAGTTCAGAATCGATGGTGTTGAGGTGGAGAAATCCTCACTGCCAATATCTTTCGTCAAGTACACATACAGGTTTGAGGATAAGTGTAAGGATTGTACTCTATGCTACAAAGCCTGTCCAACATCTGCGATAAAGAGGAATGTGATTATCACAAGGCAGGACATTCCCGTGAAAAATGAGGGGATAAGCGGGAAGGTCGAGATAGATTTCGAGAAGTGCAACTACTGCGGGATATGTGCAGAGTTTTGTGAAGTTTTCAACATGGTTGAAAAGGAGGTTCAGCCCTACGATATAATGCCGTATGAAGGCATACTAATCAATGAGGAAAAGTGCGATTACTGCAAGCTGTGCGAGCAGGTGTGTCCTGAGGATGCGATTAAGGTTGAAGGGAAGCTGATCGATTTTGAACTTCCTGAGAAAATAGCTGAGATTGAGATAGATCAGGAGCTATGCTCCCATTGCTCATACTGCGAGAAAATCTGCCCGTATGATGCTGCAAAAACAATCAAACCATTTGATGGCAAGCTATCGCTTTTTGAAGCGAGAATGTACAGATGCGATCCGGTGGGATGTTCTGCTTGCATTAAGATATGCAAGTACAACAGGGTGTGGTATGTTTCCAGAAACAAGTCGAGGGTGGAGTTCAATGAGGACTTCTGTGTTTACTGTGGAGCATGTGAGAACTCCTGCCCGTATGATTTAATAAATGTTGAAAGGAAGACGATTTTTTCGAAGGAGTTGAGCAAAAGACCTCCGTGGAGGGATTCATGGGAGAAGGCTGGAGAGAGGATTTTGAAGAAGGAAATTGTTGAAGAGCCGAGAAAATTCGTTATGGAGTTTGAAGAACCTGAGGTTGTTGAGGAAATCGAGTTCTTTGAGAGGGATGAGGGGAAGCTGGAAATGCTTAAGGACAGGATAAACAAAATAGAAGAAGTTTTAAAAAGACCTGCCTATAGGAGGGCAATTGAGACAGGCAATGTTGAGTCCTTTGTAAATGCGGTGAGAAAGTATGCATCTTCGAAAGATAAGAGGGATAAAGAACAGGAAGCTTGA
- the coaBC gene encoding bifunctional phosphopantothenoylcysteine decarboxylase/phosphopantothenate--cysteine ligase CoaBC, translating to MHLRKIRGIKNRKLEGKRIVLGVTGSIAAVETVKLARELIRRGAEVIAVMSESARKIIHPYALEFATDNRVITEITGKVEHVELLGENGIADLLLIAPATANTVSKIANGIDDTPVTTMATTALGSGKHIIIAPAMHESMIKNEAVRRNIEYLKNLGVDFVEPRYDEYKAKFADIETICLHVERRLYGKEFSGRKVVVTSGPTFEQIDPIRFISNRSSGMMGYEIALELWRRGAEIKIITSKPRGLSLPDFEEIFVWSVEEMLEKSLEYVRDCDLFVSAAAAADFTIEMAESKIKTQEELVLHLKAAPKILHKVREIYDGEVIGFKAETGVGEDRLYNIAYEKMLDDRLSMVVANDVISKGMGTADTKVLVITKKRKEWYEGLKSEVAEKIVKAYIEDVL from the coding sequence ATGCATCTTCGAAAGATAAGAGGGATAAAGAACAGGAAGCTTGAGGGGAAGAGGATAGTCCTCGGAGTTACCGGAAGTATCGCAGCGGTTGAGACTGTAAAGCTTGCCAGAGAGCTAATCAGAAGGGGAGCAGAGGTTATTGCTGTCATGAGCGAATCTGCTCGGAAAATAATACATCCCTATGCTCTTGAGTTTGCTACAGATAACAGGGTGATTACCGAGATAACAGGAAAGGTTGAGCATGTTGAGTTGCTGGGAGAGAACGGGATTGCAGATCTGCTGCTCATAGCTCCAGCTACAGCGAATACCGTGTCTAAAATAGCGAACGGAATCGATGACACCCCTGTAACAACGATGGCCACAACAGCACTTGGCTCTGGAAAGCATATCATCATAGCTCCAGCGATGCACGAGAGCATGATAAAAAATGAGGCTGTGAGGAGGAACATAGAATATCTGAAAAACCTTGGTGTGGATTTTGTTGAACCTCGCTATGATGAATACAAGGCGAAATTCGCAGACATCGAAACGATCTGCCTCCATGTGGAGAGGAGGCTCTACGGCAAGGAGTTCTCGGGTAGAAAGGTTGTTGTCACCTCCGGCCCAACATTCGAGCAGATCGATCCGATAAGGTTCATCAGCAACAGAAGCTCAGGGATGATGGGCTATGAAATTGCCCTTGAACTCTGGAGGAGGGGGGCAGAGATAAAGATCATAACATCCAAGCCGAGAGGGTTGAGTCTCCCGGATTTTGAGGAGATTTTCGTCTGGAGCGTTGAGGAGATGCTCGAGAAGTCCCTTGAGTATGTCAGAGACTGTGATCTGTTTGTCTCGGCTGCAGCTGCAGCAGACTTCACGATCGAGATGGCTGAAAGCAAGATAAAAACTCAGGAAGAGCTTGTACTGCATCTAAAAGCCGCTCCGAAGATTCTCCATAAGGTCAGAGAGATATATGACGGAGAGGTGATAGGCTTTAAAGCAGAAACCGGTGTTGGAGAGGATAGGCTGTATAACATCGCCTACGAGAAGATGTTGGATGACAGGCTTTCGATGGTTGTGGCGAACGATGTCATATCCAAGGGCATGGGAACTGCGGATACGAAGGTTCTGGTTATAACGAAGAAGCGAAAGGAATGGTACGAGGGGCTAAAATCCGAGGTTGCGGAGAAGATTGTGAAAGCATATATTGAAGATGTTCTATGA
- the hxlA gene encoding 3-hexulose-6-phosphate synthase produces MDRPILQVALDLLELKRAIEIASEAIEGGADWIEVGTPLIKSEGMDAVRELKKRYRDHKIVADMKTIDTGAIEVEMAAKSGADIVIILAASDNSTIEEAIRAARKYGSEIMVDMINVTNPVERAKELEELGVDYINCHIGIDQQMMGMDPIELLKEIAKAVSIPVAGAGGLNAEKSALCITKGAKIVIVGSNIVKSRNVTESARKIRKAIDEAWEKGSVSGVKKKSLDEEIRELFMKVSTPNISDAMHRARAMMDIHPVNRGKKIVGKAVTVSTMDGDWAKPVEAIDVAGMGEVIVIKCSGDTTAVWGELATRSCLNKGIEGVIIDGAVRDVDDIRKLGYPVFAKREVPNAGEPKGFGEINVKIVCGGIEVNPGDWIVADDNGVMVIPKKRAYEIARRSLEVKKHEDRIRGEIEDKGRTLADIVELYKWEKVS; encoded by the coding sequence ATGGATCGACCAATTCTACAGGTGGCCCTCGACCTTCTCGAATTGAAGAGAGCTATTGAGATAGCAAGCGAAGCTATTGAAGGCGGTGCTGACTGGATTGAGGTTGGCACTCCACTGATAAAAAGCGAGGGAATGGATGCTGTAAGGGAGCTTAAAAAGAGGTATAGAGACCATAAAATCGTTGCAGACATGAAAACGATAGATACAGGCGCGATAGAGGTTGAGATGGCAGCAAAGAGCGGTGCAGATATTGTCATAATACTTGCTGCAAGCGATAACTCAACTATCGAGGAGGCCATAAGAGCTGCAAGGAAATATGGTTCAGAGATCATGGTCGATATGATCAATGTAACAAACCCGGTTGAGAGAGCTAAGGAGCTTGAAGAGCTTGGAGTTGACTACATAAACTGTCATATCGGAATAGACCAGCAGATGATGGGAATGGACCCGATAGAGCTACTTAAGGAGATTGCAAAAGCAGTAAGCATACCCGTTGCCGGAGCTGGTGGATTGAACGCTGAAAAGTCTGCTTTGTGTATAACCAAGGGTGCAAAGATTGTTATCGTCGGAAGCAACATCGTGAAATCCAGAAATGTTACAGAGTCAGCAAGAAAGATCAGGAAGGCGATAGATGAGGCCTGGGAGAAAGGTTCTGTTAGTGGAGTAAAGAAGAAGAGTCTGGATGAGGAGATCAGGGAGCTTTTCATGAAGGTTTCAACCCCAAACATAAGCGATGCCATGCACAGAGCCAGGGCTATGATGGATATTCATCCAGTAAACAGGGGCAAGAAAATCGTTGGAAAGGCTGTTACAGTTAGCACGATGGATGGTGACTGGGCAAAGCCGGTAGAGGCGATTGATGTTGCCGGGATGGGAGAGGTTATAGTGATAAAATGCTCTGGAGACACGACCGCAGTCTGGGGTGAGCTTGCGACGAGGAGTTGCCTTAACAAGGGAATCGAGGGCGTTATTATCGATGGAGCAGTGAGAGATGTTGATGATATAAGGAAGCTTGGCTATCCGGTTTTCGCCAAAAGAGAGGTTCCCAACGCTGGAGAGCCAAAGGGATTTGGAGAAATAAATGTAAAGATCGTTTGTGGTGGGATTGAGGTAAATCCCGGAGACTGGATCGTGGCTGATGACAATGGGGTTATGGTCATACCGAAAAAGAGGGCTTATGAGATAGCGAGGAGATCTCTTGAGGTTAAGAAGCATGAGGACAGAATTAGAGGAGAGATAGAGGACAAGGGCAGAACCTTAGCAGATATCGTTGAGCTTTACAAGTGGGAGAAAGTCAGTTAG